Proteins encoded by one window of Dioscorea cayenensis subsp. rotundata cultivar TDr96_F1 chromosome 6, TDr96_F1_v2_PseudoChromosome.rev07_lg8_w22 25.fasta, whole genome shotgun sequence:
- the LOC120263588 gene encoding LOW QUALITY PROTEIN: golgin candidate 2 (The sequence of the model RefSeq protein was modified relative to this genomic sequence to represent the inferred CDS: deleted 1 base in 1 codon): protein MAGWISSKLKVAESLLQQIDQQAAESLRKNERIQSSSSSLREEEIFKKIESSLPLKQQLPKKSPPSPSPSPSPSLSPSLSPSPAQNCSQEGPQLPTPMAIGPSFSVLPSPSTPLLARACDRERRRLIRVLRDLGFSASGVEKGISKPGITADLVPADGNLKSVPISEPDSSSDSTLRVIDATGKHQEEGNSVDVGQEDDSGGVGSSSEVVRISGTQDMSARSPSESGEGSDVESDSGSTSDSEEENRRREEMRKRREQMIMKKAAAAAAMAIQEREDVVAKLEGEKQSLEKILEDRERKQAQEATELQTSMIETLEAVEIEKQKHNSTRMEALARLAKLETTNVELAKSLATTQWNLEVEVNNVAKLRQEVEMKELAQEEYKRRLSVVHQGYPSNQIESSKRDEIEQEILDAEYSFICDKIAKFKEKAKKLEENIELTKSEMVHPTEIEVELKKRLSQLTDHLIQKQTQVEALSAEKATLLFRIEATSRMLDENGVSTHAPDAANNSGTGFADSFSRVDLESGTLLPSNTASKPALHDKIRSGRQQLQSVIYQLDAIFVSGTIFLKRYPIAKSLSILYLFFLHLWVMYILMSHSQVSESASHGALLSLDSINRTSGS from the exons ATGGCGGGTTGGATCTCCTCCAAGCTGAAGGTCGCTGAAAGCCTACTTCAACAG ATCGACCAGCAAGCTGCGGAATCTCTGCGAAAGAATGAGAGGATTCAATcgagttcttcttctttgagggaagaagagatcttcaaGAAGATCGAGTCATCCTTGCCTCTCAAGCAGCAGCTCCCCAAGAAATCAccaccatctccatctccatctccatctccatcacTATCTCCATCTTTATCTCCATCCCCTGCT CAGAATTGCAGCCAAGAAGGTCCTCAGTTGCCGACGCCGATGGCGATTGGACCCAGCTTCTCAGTTCTCCCAAGCCCATCTACCCCGTTGCTCGCCCGAGCCTGCGATCGGGAACGACGACGTCTCATAAGGGTTCTAAGAGACCTGGGTTTTTCAGCCTCTGGCGTGGAGAAGGGGATCTCAAAGCCTGGAATTACAGCAGATCTTGTGCCCGCGGATGGAAATCTGAAGAGCGTCCCTATATCAGAGCCTGATTCGTCTTCTGATTCAACATTGAGAGTTATTGATGCCACTGGGAAGCATCAAGAAGAAGGTAACTCTGTGGATGTTGGCCAAGAAGATGATTCCGGTGGGGTTGGGAGTTCTAGTGAAGTTGTGCGGATTTCTGGTACTCAAGATATGTCGGCAAGGAGCCCTTCAGAGAGTGGTGAGGGCTCTGATGTGGAGAGTGATTCAGGTTCAACTTCTGATTCGGAGGAGGAGAATCGAAGGAGAGAAGAGATGAGAAAGAGGAGGGAACAGATGATTATGAAGAAGGCAGCGGCAGCTGCTGCAATGGCCATTCAAGAACGAGAGGATGTTGTTGCTAAATTAGAGGGTGAGAAGCAGAGCCTGGAGAAAATACTGGAGGATCGAGAAAGAAAGCAAGCACAAGAG GCAACAGAACTGCAAACAAGCATGATTGAAACATTGGAGGCTGTTGAAATTGAGAAGCAGAAACATAACAGTACCAGAATGGAAGCCCTTGCTCGCTTGGCTAAACTTGAG ACCACAAATGTTGAGCTTGCCAAGTCACTTGCAACAACCcaatggaatcttgaagtggag GTGAATAATGTAGCTAAACTACGACAAGAAGTTGAGATGAAGGAACTTGCTCAAGAAG AATATAAGCGGAGACTGTCTGTTGTCCACCAGGGTTATCCTTCAAATCAA ATAGAATCTTCAAAGAGGGATGAAATCGAGCAAGAAATACTTGATGCAGAGTACTCTTTTATATGTGATAAAATCGCCAAGTTTAAGGAAAAA GCAAAGAAACTAGAAGAGAATATTGAGCTCACAAAAAGCGAGATGGTGCATCCAACAGAAATAGAAGTTGAGCTCAAAAAGAGGCTTAGTCAATTGACGGACCACTTAATACAGAAACAAACCCAG GTTGAGGCTCTTTCTGCTGAAAAAGCAACATTATTGTTCAGAATAGAG GCGACCTCCAGAATGCTCGACGAAAACGGAGTATCAACACATGCTCCCGATGCTGCAAACAATTCAGGTACTGGATTTGCAGATTCCTTCTCAAGAGTGGACCTCGAGTCGGGAACACTGTTACCATCAAACACTGCATCAAAGCCAGCATTACACGATAAAATCCGATCCGGAAGACAACAACTTCAATCAGTAATATACCAATTAGATGCTATTTTCGTCTCCGGTACCATCTTTCTCAAGAGATACCCAATAGCTAAGAGTTTATCTATACTTTATCtatttttcctccatctttGGGTCATGTATATATTAATGTCCCATTCTCAAGTATCTGAAAGTGCTAGCCATGGTGCACTTCTTTCATTGGATTCCATCAATAGAACATCAGGTTCCTAA
- the LOC120263294 gene encoding NAD(P)H-quinone oxidoreductase subunit L, chloroplastic, translating into MGVAPALAVTGVNDEIDLYSLLVSGGIISFFYFIVMPPIIMNWMRLRWYKRKFVEMYFQFMFVFLFFPGLMLWAPFLNFRKFPRDPTMKYPWSTPNDDNIPLYKDRYEKL; encoded by the exons ATGGGGGTGGCGCCGGCTCTGGCTGTCACTGGAGTTAACGATGAGATTGATTTGTATTCCCTTTTGGTGTCCGGAGGCATCATCTCGTTCTTCTATTTCATTGTCATGCCG CCTATCATCATGAACTGGATGAGGTTGAGGTGGTACAAGCGAAAGTTCGTGGAGATGTATTTTCAATTCATGTTTGTGTTTCTCTTCTTCCCAGG GTTGATGTTATGGGCTCCATTTCTGAACTTCAGGAAGTTCCCAAGAGATCCAACAATGAAGTATCCCTGGTCTACTCCCAATGATGATAATATCCCATTGTACAAAGACAGATATgaaaaattatga